Part of the Nitrospirota bacterium genome, ATTCCATGCAGGCGTCCCGGTCGCCGATGCTGGGTTCGAAGACGATGCCCATGAAGGCCCGCAGGCTGGGATTTCCCGGCGTGCCGGGAAGCAGCCCCGTGCCCGCGCCAAGGCTCATGAAGGAGTTGCGCGCCAGGTAGAGCTTGAGGCCGGCCAGGGCCAACCGACCCG contains:
- a CDS encoding 4Fe-4S binding protein, which produces MALAGLKLYLARNSFMSLGAGTGLLPGTPGNPSLRAFMGIVFEPSIGDRDACMECGACQRNCPSQAVTVNAGVGCASAVLKGFFRRTEPSCDCSSSGSSSCCG